Proteins encoded together in one Candidatus Bathyarchaeota archaeon window:
- a CDS encoding sugar phosphate isomerase/epimerase, which translates to MKVGIFTVLYDDRPLDDVLKYVAGLGYEAVELAAWKGSHHLNIEEIVKGGATEYKKRIEKYGLTISALSNHLEGQLILGPHDRSTDDWCKGTPEEKVKYGVERMKLTAEAAAALDVPVVNGFLGSPNWAAWYIFPPAYEEIYEEGFKTLSERWGEILDFFRDHGVKFAHEVHPQEHAYNIETAERAIKALNGRKEFGFNFDPSHLVWQGIDPVVFIKRLGERIYHCHAKDGEVQADEVRRSGVLSTGPWRRPDRGFRFRVPGWGNVDWRRVITALVEVGYDYVLSYEHEDPVMSREDGCEKCIQFLKPLIIKKPLEKVWW; encoded by the coding sequence TTGAAGGTTGGCATCTTTACTGTGCTATACGATGATAGGCCTTTGGATGATGTGTTGAAATACGTGGCTGGACTGGGCTATGAGGCCGTTGAGCTCGCCGCCTGGAAGGGAAGCCATCACCTCAACATCGAGGAGATAGTGAAGGGCGGAGCCACCGAGTACAAGAAGCGTATAGAGAAGTACGGGCTCACCATCTCCGCTTTAAGCAACCATTTGGAGGGGCAGCTCATCCTAGGACCCCACGACAGGTCCACAGACGATTGGTGTAAAGGAACGCCCGAGGAGAAGGTTAAGTACGGCGTTGAGAGGATGAAGCTTACAGCGGAGGCGGCCGCAGCCCTGGACGTACCTGTGGTGAACGGCTTTCTAGGCTCCCCCAACTGGGCTGCCTGGTACATCTTCCCGCCGGCCTACGAGGAGATATATGAGGAGGGCTTCAAGACCCTGAGCGAGAGGTGGGGTGAAATCCTGGACTTCTTCAGGGATCACGGGGTTAAGTTCGCCCATGAGGTCCACCCCCAGGAGCATGCCTATAACATCGAGACGGCTGAGAGGGCCATTAAAGCCCTGAACGGACGGAAGGAGTTCGGGTTCAACTTCGATCCAAGCCATCTCGTGTGGCAGGGCATAGATCCCGTCGTATTCATTAAACGCCTCGGGGAGAGGATATACCATTGCCACGCCAAGGACGGCGAGGTCCAAGCGGACGAGGTGAGAAGGTCGGGGGTCCTATCCACCGGGCCTTGGAGGCGCCCCGACAGGGGGTTCCGGTTCAGGGTCCCAGGATGGGGTAACGTGGATTGGAGGAGGGTTATAACCGCCCTAGTCGAGGTCGGATACGACTACGTCCTCAGCTACGAGCATGAAGACCCCGTGATGAGCCGAGAAGACGGCTGCGAAAAATGCATACAGTTCCTGAAACCGTTGATAATTAAGAAGCCGCTAGAGAAGGTATGGTGGTAA